A stretch of the Hydra vulgaris chromosome 09, alternate assembly HydraT2T_AEP genome encodes the following:
- the LOC136084795 gene encoding uncharacterized protein LOC136084795 isoform X2: protein MISKQYFSGEELILPNFLVTAISCKELNFDVPGKSKLKTSFFDVLFDVIQSRHGLYPSSSQLYQLAHEVMLCFPNVKPTHGNGSEFLVHAFKEKLNQVRQPLVINGI, encoded by the exons ATGatatcaaaacaatattttag tGGTGAAGAACTTATATTACCAAATTTCTTGGTAACTGCAATTTCCTGCAAAGAATTAAACTTTGATGTTCCTGGAAAATCAAAATTGAAGACCTCGTTTTTTGATGTATTGTTTGATGTTATACAATCCAGACATGGGCT GTATCCAAGTAGTTCACAATTGTATCAATTAGCACATGAAGTGATGCTATGTTTTCCAAATGTTAAGCCAACACATGGAAATGGCTCA gaGTTTCTAGTTCATGCTTTCAAAGAAAAACTTAATCAAGTTAGACAACCTCTAGTTATTAatggaatataa
- the LOC136084796 gene encoding uncharacterized protein LOC136084796 — MNEKLINQCRPDWSKWKNMCCILFFTAILCILLSTLEYYKSEKIFKNTKGLKSWSNNSYTVLWNNLSKFFNKNQLNSFPLSFNANQSKFPRFRTTKKPWDSLPSFELNIRLTSIEPRWFWTYQRWFLKSLKLFWPQELYNLTIVLNAELTGDRLLGDQIASMWPFPKVVYIEKPITIAIGDKKNSDRFRMYYDAFFPDLYTEADFIGFVDTDTLFITPVTPQSLFEGNKPIVIGIAGNVYYASCTEFMLKVKQLMICMSYFPVTIKVVHLVLMRAHIEKLHGKNFSEVFGEAVLRVGGGTDGCLCQFAVMCNYIYRFHRDEYSFRIQMHPDNSIKNDFPESEKVPFPRVAIHSRHIIPYKVVDPMAKDSMILFNERIKEGMCRAFGIEWCPNIYCAEFSNSSLHKSLYAFEYYDWSWDKRCSEEQEKHYLNVRNLIDYQIKNKAKLFGTFENHVSSCMFF; from the coding sequence ATGAATGAGAAATTAATAAACCAGTGTCGTCCTGATTGGTCTAAATGGAAAAACATgtgttgtattttgttttttacggCAATTTTATGCATTCTATTAAGTACACTTGAGTATtacaaaagtgaaaaaatttttaaaaatactaaaggtTTAAAAAGTTGGAGTAATAACAGCTATACAGTTTTATGGAACAAcctttcaaagttttttaataaaaatcagttaaattCATTTCCACTCAGCTTTAATGCTAACCAAAGTAAGTTTCCGAGATTCCGAACTACCAAAAAGCCGTGGGACTCTTTGCCAAGTTTTGAACTAAATATCAGACTCACAAGTATTGAACCTAGATGGTTTTGGACTTATCAAAGATGGTTTTTGAAAAGCTTGAAGCTGTTTTGGCCTCAAGAGCTCTATAatttaacaatagttttaaatgcAGAATTAACTGGTGATCGTCTACTCGGAGATCAAATAGCATCTATGTGGCCTTTTCCAAAAGTTGTTTATATCGAGAAACCAATAACAATAGCAATCGGTGATAAGAAGAATTCGGACCGATTTAGAATGTACTATGACGCTTTTTTTCCAGATTTATATACAGAAGCCGACTTTATAGGTTTTGTTGATACTGATACTCTTTTTATAACACCAGTTACTCCTCAGAGCTTGTTTGAAGGGAATAAACCAATTGTTATAGGAATTGCCGGAAACGTTTATTATGCTTCATGCACAGAGTTTATGCTAAAAGTAAAGCAGCTTATGATATGCATGTCTTATTTCCCGGTGACAATAAAAGTGGTTCATTTAGTTTTAATGCGAGCACATATCGAAAAATTACACGGAAAGAATTTTTCAGAAGTGTTTGGTGAGGCTGTTTTGAGAGTTGGAGGCGGAACTGATGGTTGTTTGTGTCAGTTTGCCGTTATGTGTAACTATATCTATCGATTCCATCGAGATGAATACTCTTTTCGAATTCAAATGCATCCTGATAATAGCATTAAAAATGACTTTCCAGAATCTGAAAAAGTTCCTTTTCCAAGAGTTGCGATTCATTCCAGACATATTATTCCGTATAAAGTAGTTGATCCTATGGCAAAAGATTCTATGATATTGTTTAATGAAAGAATAAAGGAAGGTATGTGCAGGGCGTTCGGTATTGAGTGGTGTCCAAACATTTATTGCGCTGAATTCTCAAATAGCTCTCTACACAAGTCATTATATGCATTTGAATACTATGATTGGAGTTGGGACAAGCGCTGCTCTGAAGAgcaagaaaaacattatttaaatgttagaAACTTAATtgattatcaaattaaaaataaagcaaagttatTTGGCACTTTTGAAAATCATGTTAGCtcttgtatgtttttttaa
- the LOC136084795 gene encoding uncharacterized protein LOC136084795 isoform X1 has translation MMFYKIHFSGEELILPNFLVTAISCKELNFDVPGKSKLKTSFFDVLFDVIQSRHGLYPSSSQLYQLAHEVMLCFPNVKPTHGNGSEFLVHAFKEKLNQVRQPLVINGI, from the exons atgatgttttataaaatacattttagtGGTGAAGAACTTATATTACCAAATTTCTTGGTAACTGCAATTTCCTGCAAAGAATTAAACTTTGATGTTCCTGGAAAATCAAAATTGAAGACCTCGTTTTTTGATGTATTGTTTGATGTTATACAATCCAGACATGGGCT GTATCCAAGTAGTTCACAATTGTATCAATTAGCACATGAAGTGATGCTATGTTTTCCAAATGTTAAGCCAACACATGGAAATGGCTCA gaGTTTCTAGTTCATGCTTTCAAAGAAAAACTTAATCAAGTTAGACAACCTCTAGTTATTAatggaatataa